Below is a window of Desmonostoc muscorum LEGE 12446 DNA.
CGGTGTAATCTACCATTGTGTCACCAGTCCGCAGCAAGGTAATGGCACCAATGGCGAGGGTAACCCAACCGCCTAATCTAAACAACTGACTGCGCCTGTCTTTACTTACCAAAGAGGTGGAGACGCCTACACCTAACATAATGGGTAGGGTTCCCAAGCCAAAAGCCAACATCGTTGCCCCACCCATCCATAAATTGGCAGTTTCAGCGGCTTTAATTTGGGCAGCATACAAGAAACCGCAGGGCATCAAACCCCAAGTCATTCCCAAAAGCAACGGCGTCCACCATTTGGTTTTTAAGGAAAGTTTGACCATTCCTGTGCTGAGGCGATCGTGTAAACTGCCTTTTAATAAAGGATGTAGCACGGGAATGGGCGGCAGCAAATCTGGTTTTATTTGTCTTAAGCCAAACCAGATCAGCATCACACCAGTTATAATTGCCATCCAACGCCGGAAGTCGCTACCAACACCCGCTAGTTGTCCACCTTGGAGCAATACCGAACCCAGTGCCCCAATGCCAGCACCGACTAGAGCATAGCTCAACATCCGCCCCAGATTTAGCAAGATATGAAATTTTAATTGCTGTTGCCAAGTGTCGCGCTTTTCTAAGGTTGATGTCCGTCCACGGGAAGCTGTGTGTGGAATTTTTGGCTGGTGAGACAGGGAAAACGCCACTGTTAGGGGACCACACATTCCAAAGCAATGCCCAAAACTACCCAGGAACCCCAGGATTGCGATCGGCAATAAATCTACCATAAGAAAAGTCCTGAGTTCTGAGTCATGAGTCTTGAGTATCAAAATAAGGATTTTTGAAGAATTAAGAAGAAATTGTTTTCTCTTCTTCTTTGCTCAGTACTCAGTACTCAGCACTCCTCTAGTGCGGGACTGTAAGTCAAGTTGCGCTCTTTGTCAAAAGACAAGTTGTCAAACTTGATATAGCGGTTCCCATTCAGATGCGGTACAGAATTATATCGCCAGGTGTAGAGGCACGGCAGTGCCGTGCCCCTACAGGTCTACTCGTAGGAAACAAAAAAGTCATGAAGACCTATAAAGTCAAAATTAAAATTTAAATTTTTGACTTGTTTTAAATGTTATTGCCAACAAAAATAACTTATTTTACGAAGTAGAAAAAAATGAGCTATGTCTGTGCAAATCATCCACTCATCGTTACAGGAAAAAACAGCTGCATGGAGAGAAAGATAATGTTCGCCTAATTTGATAAACTTGACGCGTTTAACGGTAGTAAAACTGTGAATCTTGTCCAACCTTGAATACTCTTAACTTCTATCGTGCCTTGGAGATATTCTACGAGCTTCTTAACTAACGCCAAGCCCAATCCTGTCCCGCCATTTTTCCAGAAATCGTTGTCAGTAATTCGGTAAAAAGGCTCAAATGTTTGAGATTGCTCGATTTGAGGAATTATGACGCCAGAATTGCTAATCGTAATTTTAATTAAGGGCACTTGAGAAGTAGTTATCCCATCGGATTGAGCATCTTCATTAATTAAACTTTTTCTCGTGTAGATGACCTGGACAGCTAATTTAATTTCCTCGTCAGGATAAAACCAAGTTCGGGAGTAGCTCAGCTGCTTTCTCAATTGCTGTTTCTGCGGAGTCGGCAATATCTAGAATAGTGTATCCCAGTGATTCTAAAATTTCTTGTAAATTCATAGCCAGGATATACTCATCCTCAACAATGAGAATCCGAACTGTCTGTGTTGTCTGTATGTTTGATAAAATGCTGGTCACGTTTGTATCTTGCTTTTTCTAAAAAAATTTTTGAGGCATTTATTAACTAATGAAATGCTATGAGTTCATCTTTTGCTATTGTGGCAAAAGTGGCAAACTATGGTGATTTTATCTAAAATATTCTTTAAACCGAAGATGAATCTTATTTTTTAGATATCCCTGAATTCTGTTGCCTGCTGATAGACAATATCGAGCTTTCGATCTAGCTGGTTGCTTCACTAAGCTTTATACAAGAAAAATTCAGTAAGTTTTGTTTTTTGGTATCAAAGTCTATAAGTACTTAATTAGTATTATTTCAATCAATCTAACCTAACGTGGTCACAGTTTGGGAAGAGAACATGCCTTCTTGATGCACTCTTTAATTGAGTTGCTATTTGTTTGAGCAAATTTTTAATTTACTACAACTCGGATGAGCCAAGGATAAATCACATGAAAAAATGGATGTGGCTAATGGTGTTAGTGCTGATGACAGTTGCGGTGGTGGGTAGCAGAGGTAGCACGTTTTTTGGACAGCCTCCCTCATCAGAAATTGTTCAGAGTATGAGAGTGGAAACACCCGAACCACAGCCAGAGTCTAAGGAAGTTGACAGTACCCTACAAGTTTCTACCCAGAGGCTGTTAGCCCATATCGAAAAGTTGAATTTTCAGCGCTACACAACAACAGAGCGATCGCGTACTCGCACTTATATCACAACTGAACTGAAAAAATTCGGCTGGAAACCTAAATTAGAAAAGTTCTCCGACGGTGTGAATATTTTTGCCGAACGTGTAGGAACGAGCATTGCCGCTAAAGCAATTCTCGTAGGAGCGCATTACGATACTGTCGCCTCTTCTCCAGGTGCCGATGATAATGCCAGCGGTATCGCCGTAATGTTGGAAGTTGCGCGGTTGCTTGGTTCCCGCCCCACACCACGGACGTTACAGCTAGCTTTTTTTGACCAGGAAGAAGTAGGACTTTTAGGTAGTCAGGCTTTTGTGAGCAAGACAGCACGCTTGCAAAATTTGGGCGGGGCGATCGTCATGGATATGGTAGGTTATGCATGTTACACTGCTGGGTGTCAAAAATATCCTGCGGGATTGCCGATTAGCCCACCTAGCGACAAGGGCGATTTTTTGGTGGTAGTGGGTGATACAGAACATTTACCTTTACTGAATGCGTTTCAAAATTCCCAGAACATCTCTCCAACTGCTCTGGGTAAACAGGAATCAAATTTGCCAGCAGTCCTGACACTACCAATTCCCTTGAAAGGTTTACTGACGCCAGATACCTTACGCAGTGACCATGCACCGTTTTGGTATCAGGGAGTAGGTGCTGTACTGGTGACAGATACAGCAAATTTACGTACTCCTCATTACCATCAACCTAGCGATGTTCCAGCGACTATCGAGCGTTCTTTTTTTACAGGAGCAGCACAAATTGTGGTCAATACTACCACTGCTTTATTACAAAAGAACGAAGTTTTACAAACTCAACCAGCAAGCTAATTGATAATTCCTAATTACTGGACTTATAGGCATAGAAACATTATTTATTACAGTAGCTTTTATGGATTAAAATTACATATTTTAGTAAAAAATATTACTTATTCTCCATAATTTTGTTGATGAAAAGTTAATGTCCAATTATTTTTATCATTGATCTGAAAATACGAACCTTGAAGAATAACCCTTAGAGCCGTTCGAGTTCTAATAAACTTCCTCATTAGATAAGTTCCTGGCTGAGCAAACATATCATCATATTTTCTGTTATAACCAATTTGTTTTAAACAGTAACTCCCAGCACCTTTCACAGTTAATACATAGAAGGGAGCTTGTTTGTATTCCTCAGGAATTATAAATATTCCGTATGATTTATGTTCACCAAGCCAGGGCTGAAGAACAACTTTAGTAGCTTTTACTTGGAATTTTGTAGTTTTTGATGCCAAAAAATCCTCGTAATTGCAAACAGAATCATTCACAGGCCACCATAGTGTAATAATACTCATTGACAGCAGGAAAATAAAAATATAAATGAGTCGGCAACGCATAAGATTAGGAAAAATTGTTGGTCATATGGCGCAATTTAACGAGTAATGGTAGTGCAGTAACAGTAATAAGACTATGCATCTGCAACAGTTTATTCATTGGTCATTGGTCATTAGCAAAGCACTAATAACTAATGACTAATAACAAAGGAGATTTGTTACAGTATTAAACTTAGTTGAGAAACAATAGGTTTTTTGTGGCTATTAACACCGATTCTTGCTCAAATTCATAGATGTAATCAATTGTACAATTGGTTATAATTCTGATGTTTTTGTTCAGATGCGATCGCACCTACATATACATTTGCCACTTGAGAGCGATCGCTATCAAGTTCAGGAAAAACTCTGCTTCTATTTATCGCCAGGAATCTGGGTACTCAAATACACAAATATCCGCTATATTCACGTAAGTATGAATTGGTGAAAATTGTTATGGCTAGAAGTTGGGAAAGTCTGAAAAAAGTTGGCGGTTTCTTGTGCGCCATTGCACTGACACAATTTGGTACAAATACTTGTGCAAAAGCAGCTGAAACAGTTGTTGTCCGTTTTGGTCTATTTACAGAATCCATCTCCCTGGCTGATTTGCAAAAGGCTGCAAAAACTGGTGAATTCCCTGGGAGTTTGCAGCCTTACACTAAAAGATTATCCCAAGAACAACGCCAGTTCTTTTTGGGGGCGTTAAACATGAATCTACCGTTAAATGTTGTCACCGTTAATGGATTAGTTAATACGCAAATTGGTACAAGTATTCTCAATGACCTCGCTACGGCTTTAGCTCGAAAGGACACAGCTGGAGTACAAGCACTCAGGGCAGGATTGATATTAGGCTCTACTGCACCGCAGGGTCTTTCTATACTTAGTTTTATCGCCGCATATCCGAGTAAACGCTTAGAAATTGATGTACCGCAAGCTTTTAAGGTTGCAGGGAGTTTAAATACTGCTTTTTGGCGCACCCAACAGTTTATGTTGGCAATTGCACCTCAACTTGACCTCTTGACACCACAGCCCGGAACACCCCAGATTGCTTTTCCTTCTGACCCCTCCCAACCAGGAACGGCTCAAGTAGAAATACTCAAATTAGACTTGAATGACCAAAAGCACAATCGCAAAATTCCAGTTGATGTTTACTGGTCAGTTGCTGTAACTTCTGACAAACCTGTAATTGTCTTTTCTCATGGCTTCGGGTCAGTCCGCACTGACTTGCGTTATCTTGCAGAACATCTAGCATCCCACGGTTATGTAGTAGCAGCTTTAGAACATCCTGGTAGTAATGCGACGAATGTTGATTCAGCACTACAAGGGAAAAACAGAGTTGTCAAGCCTGAGGAGTTTCTGCGTCGCCCTCAAGATATTAGTTTTGTTCTCGACGAATTAGAAAAGCTCAACCAAACAGCTAATAACCCCCTTGCTGGCAAACTTGCAACCACCAAGGCGATGGTTGTTGGCTATTCTTTTGGTGGTGGTACAGCTTTAGCAATTGCTGGTGGCGAGTTACAACTAGAACGTCTCAAACAGCGCTGTAAAAAGAACTTGGCTATCTTGAGTTTGGGAGAAGCTATGCAGTGCATTGCTCAAGAACTGCCAGAAAATAGCTATCAATTGCAGGATACTAGGATCAAAGGAGCGATCGCTCTCAATCCTACAACTTCTCTGATGTTTGGCGAAACTGGGTTAAGCAAGGTGAAAGTTCCTACCCTGATATTGGCAGGTTCGGCAGATAAAACCACCCCAGCTTTAACCGAACAAGTTGTAGGATTTGACAAAATTCCATCGCCCAAATGGTTAGTTGGTGTAGTTGGAGGTACTCATCTGAGTGTCAAAGACCCCAGTACCACTATGGATCAAATCGGAAAACCAAATACCCCTATTAGTGGCGGTGAAGTTGTCGGCGAACAAGCCGCTGATGTTCGTAAGTTAGTTAAAGCTTTAGCTTTGTCATTTGCAGCACAACTGACCCCAGAAGCTAAAAACTACGCTGTATTTCTAACATCAGATTATGCAAACTTTACATCTACTCCGGCATTTCCATTTCGCCTAATTACCCAGATTCCTCCTAATGCTATGGCAGTGGTAAAAAAATTTGTTGAGAAATAATTAGCCCTTTCAACTTTGGGTAAAATGTTGCTCAATATAGCATTTATTGCTTTCGTGAGGTACAAATTAGGGTAACACAGCTAGCTGTTCTACCCTACAAATTTGTGTACCTCATGTAATTGGGAAGCGCTATAAATTATACCAATTCAAATAATGTTTGCGACACATTGATTGTTCGTAAGGGCACAACATTGTTGTGCCCCTACCCATCTGTCACATTCTTTTTTCAAACTGGTATCACTGTTTAATCTCTTTTAGCTAATGTCTATCTAAGTTGCACATTGTCTTTTCTATTACCCATTGCCTATTGCCTGGGTCTACGAGTGACTTCACTAATAAAATCAAAGTGCTAATATAACTGGATCTTATTGAACTAATAAACCTCGTGACAGAGAAAAAATTTCAATTCTTAACTTCTTGTTTTCGCCAGAGGTTAATAGCATCATGGTTGGTTGTTTAATAGTAGACAATCACACTTTATAGATTTACTTTGCATTAATTTTTTTCAATCTCTGCTTCAACATAGATAAATCAAATCAATAGTTGTACTATATCATATTTAATATGGCAGTATATATACTTAAATGAAGCTTCTGTCAAGTTCGGATAGTAGCTCATTATTCAAAACCCGGACACCCTTACATAACGACATCAGTGGTAATGATGAGTCTTAAGAATCTGATGTTATCTGTGCTTTCAAGAATATTTAAATCTTTATTTTGATACTTCATTCATCAAAGTAATAATACTTATGTTTGAGACTACATACTATCAGTATTTTCAAATCTATACTAAATTTTTACAATAAAACTAAACATTAAGACATTAACTTTATATTATCTTTGTTAAAAATATTATGAACTTATTAGTGCAAAAAAACAGGAGGATCGGGTAAAGGTTACACATATTCTAACAACAATCCTACAAACAATAGCCGAAAGTGCAACCTAATCGAGGCTGATTTGTTGAATAAAAACTAATTTTAGGGTTCAGACAGCATCTTCACAAGTGTGAATTAAAAATTCAATAATTACTAAACTTAACTTAAGCTAATGCAACTGTATACACCCCTTGAAATTGAACAACTTCAGGAAGACGAAGACCTTCCCCACTTCATTGAAATTGTGGAGTGGACTAAAAATTTTTTGGGAAGACCTCACCCTCATTTAGGAAGACCGGGTGCAGTTTGCCCTTTTGTCCCTCATTCTCTCAGAACAAACAGTATTCGTCTGGCAGTTATTCATACAAAAGACTTGTATCCAGAACAAATAGAAAATATTGTCAAACGCTACCGAGATATCTTCCTGGAGATAGATGTTAAAGAGCAGGAATTAACAATTAGTAAAGCTTTTTTACTTATCTTTCCTGATATCCATATAGACGAAGCTCCTCAATTGATAGACAGTGTTCAACAAAAACTGAAACCTTTGTTTGTTGAATCAGGACTGATGATTGGAGAATTTCATAAACGTAATGAAAGTTCTGGTTTACACAACCCAAACTTCCGTCCACTTCGTAGCCCTATTCCTTTGTTAGCTATCCGGTTTATGGTTGAAGCAGACCTGCCTTTTCTTCAAAGTCCGGCTGACCCACACTTACGTATTAGGTATCTGGAAGCTTATTTAAAGCGTTTTGGCCATAAATTTACAGATGAGACAAGGTTTAAAGCTGCTTATCAAGCATTAGCTTTAGCCAAAGAAGAAGTAGAAGCGGAGAATTTAGTGACTTATTAAATGAGCGAACATTTATTAACGTTTCAATCAGTTATAAGTTATCAATTAGCACTATTTACTGATAACTGATAATTGATATAAGATTCGTATTTAATGTTCGCAAAAGCAACTGATTTTTTTGGCTATCTTGTCTCCTGCTAAGAGTTCTGTGTTTTGTGTTCTCTGTTTTTATTCTCAAGATTTGTCAACGATTCCAATGCGCCACTTCTAGCATTGCCCAATTGTGACTTCTGAATTTTTGATTTAGGCAACTCGACGACCTTGAGAGATAGTTGAAGTCAAGCGTGGGACTACACCATCGTTATGAATAGTGATAAAATCAGCTCGTTTACCCAGTTCAAGACTACCGCGATCGCCAAATAGATGAATAGCTTTCGCTGGATTACTGGTGAATACTCGCATAGCTTCATAAATCGGCTTACCAGTTTTGTCAGCCACGAGAAAGATGGCTTGCAGCAGGCTTTGGGGAACGTAGTCAGAAGAAATAACATCCACTAAATTTTGCAAAACCAATTCCATCGCCGAAACATTACCAGAGTGAGAACCGCCCAAAACTAAATTAGGCGCACCCATCAAAACTTGCAGTCCCAAGCTGTGGGCTGTTTTTGCCGCTTCTAAGGTAGTAGGAAACTCGGCTAAGACTACCCCATCTTGTACTGCTTCCTGGACATGTTCCACTGTTGCATCATCATGACTGGCTAGGGAAATACCTTTGGTTTTGGTCATTTCCACCAAAGCTTTACGGTTTTTTTGTGCATATATTTGTTGTTGTTGCTGACGAATGACGATGAAATCATCAATTTCCTGTGGTGTCGCCCCGTGTTTACCGATGTAATATTGTTTAAACTTGTCTAAACGGATAAACTGCCGCTGCCCAGGGGTATGATCCATCAGAGAAATCATCGATAACAGCGGATTGTCTGCGTATTCTGCGGTAATTTCATAAACCTTGTCGTATGCGAGTTCACAACGTAGGTGAATTCGGTGTTCCACACAGAAGCGTCCGGCTTTTTGCCCGCGAGAGATAACATCAATCATTGGGGCAAAGTTAGTTAAACGTGGAGAACCAACAGCTATATCCCCAATGGCGATCGCATCACATACAGTTGTCACCCCAGCACTAGCTAAATCTCGATCGTGATAAACTGCTGCTGCTTCCAAAGGCCAGCGAATTCCTGGGCGGGGAGACACACAGCGTTCCAAGTTGTCGGTGTGCAGTTCAATCAACCCAGGCATGAGATAATCTCCTTGACCATTCAACCCATGAGTCACAACTTCCGGCTGAATGTCAGCAATCAATCCATCTCGCACTACAAGCGTACCCAGCACTTCCTCATGGGGAAGTTGGAGGCGATAATTTGTGTATACTTGCTCATTCATAGCAATTTTGGATTTTAGATTTTGGATTTTGGATTGGGAATAGGGCATTGGGTTCTCACCGAAGAAGCGGAGGGGCAGGGGGCTCTTAGCTGGGGGAGCAAGCCCTGCCCTGGAGCCGTGGAGCGGAGCGGAACATGGGTATGAAGCCCCGCCCTTCTAGGGCGCTCTTACGCAAACCGAGAGTACAAGCTCCGTCTCAGTTTTCCCCCTTGCTCCCTGCCCCCTGCTCCCCTGCCTCTTTTGACACGGTAAGCCCAAGCTACGATTATTCAGAATTCGGAATTTGCAAGTCCCTTATCCTTGTCAAAATTTAATTGGCGGTTACAGAGTTGCATTTGCACTTCTTGATCGTGAAAAATTCCAACTAAAGCACAGCCGGCTGCTTTGTGTTCTGCGAGAAGTTCCATTACTACTTGGCGATTGGTAGTATCGAGGGCTGATGTAGGTTCATCCAGTAGCAAAATCGGATAGTTAACACAGAGGGCACGGGCGATATTCACCCGTTGCTTTTCGCCTCCAGAAAAGGTGGTGGGAGACAGTTTCCATAAACGTTCTGGCAGGTTGAGACGATGAAATAATTCTTTTACTTTGTCAAAAGCAACTTCTGTTTTCACCCCTAATTCCAACAGCGGTTCTGCGGCAACTTCTAGGGCGGGAACTCTGGGAATCACTCGTAAAAACTGGCTGACATATCCTATAGTTTGTTGACGGACTGCTAAAAGTTCATGGGGGAGAAGTTGACACAAATCAACCCAATTTCCACCATGCTTTACCCAAATTGAACCGCTATCAGCGCGATAGTTGCCATATAAACAGCGCATCAAAGTAGACTTACCGGAACCAGAAGACCCAGACAAAGCTACACATTCCCCAGTATTTACACTCAGGGATAATCCTTCTAAAACTGATAAGCGAACACTTCCCTGCTGATGCAAAGTAAAACCTTTTCGCAAATGTTCAACTTGCAGCACGGTGTTGGGGGAAATGTTAGCGGGTGGATGATGATTAACAGTTAGTGATTGCATAGCTCCTGCGGATTGGGGACTGGAGACACGGGGACATAGGGACACGGGCAATTGATCGCAAACACTCCTCTTTCCGCATCCTACCCAGGCTATATCTGACTTTCTTAATTACGAATTACGAATTACGAATTACGAATTAGTATTATGGCGTTAAGGCGGCGCTGACTAATAGTTGCGTGTAAGGATGCTGGGGATCGTCGAGTACTTGGTCAGTTAAACCTGACTCCACTACTTGGCCTTGTTGCATTACTAGCAAGCGATGGGCTAGCAGCCTGACAACGCCTATATCGTGTGTCACCACAATGACGCTGAGGTGAAAATTCCGGACTAGCGATCGCAATAAATCTAATAACCGCGCTTGCACTGATACATCAAGTCCTCCAGTGGGTTCATCCATTAATATCAGCCGGGGGCGTGTCACTAATACACGAGCTAGTTGTAATCTTTGCTGCATCCCTCCAGAAAAAGTTACTGGCAAATCATCCATCCGCGCGGGATCAATTTCCACTTGTCGCAACCAGTGAGCAGCTTCATCCCGAATATTGCCGTAGTGTCGCACCCCAACATCTAGAAGCCTTTCACCAATATTCGCCCCTGCACTAACTTTCATACGCAAACCATCACGGGGATTTTGCTGGACAAAGCCCCACTCAGTCCGCATTAATCGGCGGCGTTGAGATTCAGGAATTTGGGTAATCTCTAAGTCTTCTTGGCTACGATTTGTATAAGTAACATTACCTTGGTCAATGGGGAAGTGATTGGCGATCGCACCGAGCAAACTAGACTTACCCGATCCCGATTCGCCGACGATACCCAGAACTTGACCAGGATATAAGTCAAAGGAAATGCGATCGCACGCCTTAATTGCACCGTAAGATTTACTCAATTGGTGAACTTGTAAAAGAGGTTTCATAATTTAGGGAATTGGGCATTGGGCATTGGGCATGGGGAATAGAAAATGAGTCTTTGATACTCGACGATGAGTCTTTGATACTCGCCGACGAGTCTTTGATACTCGTGAATGAGTCTTTGATACTCGCCGACGACTCTTTGATACTCGTGAATGAGTCTTTGATACTCGCCGACGAGTCTTTAATACTCGTGAATGAGTCTTTGATACTCGCCGACGAGTCTTTGATGCTCGTGAATGAGTCTTTGATACTCGCCGACGAGTCTTTGAACTTCACTTGTCTGCTCCTCATCCCCCTCATCCCCCTCATCTCCCTCATCTCCCTCATCCCCCTCATCCCCCTTCCCTCCCACGACAGTAGTCTGTATCCGAGCAAATCCACATCCTGCCACCTTGGTCATCAATTACTACTTCATCTAAATAACTTTTCGTAGAACCACATAGTTCACAAGCTTTATCCCAACGTTCGACGGTGAAGGGATGATCTTCAAAGTCGAGGCTTTTGACTTTGGTATAAGGCGGAATTGCATATATCCGCTTTTCTCTTCCAGCGCCAAATAACTGGAGTGCAGGATTCATCTGCATTTTGGGATTATCGAAGCGGGGGATTGGGCTAGGACTCATCAAATAGCGGTCATGCACCATCACCGGGTAGTCGTAGGATGTGGCAATGTGTCCGTGTTTGGTGATATCTTCGTAAAGCTTGACGTACATGGAGCCGTACTCTTCAAGGGCGTGCATTTTGCCAGTTTCAACAGATGAAGGTTCTAGCCAGCGCAAAGGTTCAGGAATTGGTACTTGGTAAACCAAAATCTGTCCTTCCCGCAATGGTGTTTCGGGTATGCGGTGGCGTGTCTGGATTAGGGTTGCTGCTTGAGTTTGTTCTGTTGTTTGCACACCGCATACTTTTTTGAAGAAGCGGCGAATATTAACTGCGTTGGTTGTATCGTCTGCTCCTTGGTCAATAACTTTTAGCACATCGGTTTGACCAATGACGGCAGCTGTTACCTGAATTCCGCCAGTTCCCCAACCATAAGACATGGGCATTTCTCTAGAAGAAAAGGGAATTTGATGTCCTGGAATAGCAACGGCTTTGAGTAGGGCGCGGCGAATTGAGCGCTTGGTTTGCTCATCTAGGTAGGCGAAGTTGAAGTTTGTTTCGGGGGATTGGGGATTGGGGACTGGGGATTGGGGACTGGGGACTGGGGACTGGGGACTGGGGACTGGGGATTGGGGACTGGGGACTGGGGACTGGGGACTGGGGATTGGGGATTGGGGACTGGGGACTGGGGATTGGGGATTGGGGACTGGGGATTGGGGACTGGGGACTGGGGACTGGGGAAGAGGAATGTTTTCCATCGTCAATTTTTGCTGTTTATTGGCGAACGCAAAGAGGCAGTGACTATTTAATTGGATATCTGGCGACTTCTTGTCCTGTGATGTAGACAGATGCGATCGCAGTAGGTAGAGAATTATTGGGAGATACCAGCAAGAAATCTGCATCCAACCCAGGGAGGATTTTTCCTTTGCGATCGCTAATTCCCGCTGCTGCTGCTGGACGACTAGAAACCAGTGTCCATGCTTGCTCAAAACTCATCAAGCCTAATTCAGCTAGCTTAAAGGGTGCATGAAATAAGGAAGGATAATGGTAATCTGAGCAAAGGCAATCCAAAACATCATTTTCAGCTGCCTCTGCAACACTCATGTAGCCGACATGGGAACCGCCACGCACCAAGTTAGGCGCACCCATGAGGACTGCTGCACCGTAAGCGCGAGATTGGGCAGCTAAAGCAATACTCCCAGGAAATTCGGCGATCGCCACCTGACGGCGTTGACTTTCTGCCACCTTTTCTTCGGAATCATCATCATGGGAAGCTAGGGGAATACGGTAAGTATGGGCAAGTTGAACTAATTGTTCTACCTGTTCATATCCCTCATCTCGCTGTTCTTGTACTTGGATGATAAATTCTTTGATTTCTTCCTCAGACATAGATATTCGTCGCCGTAAACCATTGAGATATCGGCTTAAGATTTGCTCATTTCCAGCAGGTGGTAAATGATCGTTAATCGACAAAAGTTGAACGCGACCAGATATTAGCCAATCACATAACTCTTGATGCCCTTTGGTATTTGCTTCTTCGTGCCTAATATGAATTCGATGATTGCAAT
It encodes the following:
- a CDS encoding alpha-D-ribose 1-methylphosphonate 5-triphosphate diphosphatase, whose translation is MQTIQESLTLIKGKVAIQGADVLAPEGWIKDAIVLIEDGRFISINQGSPNGFDFVNAKGLQMLPGIIDLHGDAFERMICPRPGVNFPLAMAIAENDRNLLSAGITTFFCSITDSYEPGLRSRDSARALIEFILGTGKQVLNCNHRIHIRHEEANTKGHQELCDWLISGRVQLLSINDHLPPAGNEQILSRYLNGLRRRISMSEEEIKEFIIQVQEQRDEGYEQVEQLVQLAHTYRIPLASHDDDSEEKVAESQRRQVAIAEFPGSIALAAQSRAYGAAVLMGAPNLVRGGSHVGYMSVAEAAENDVLDCLCSDYHYPSLFHAPFKLAELGLMSFEQAWTLVSSRPAAAAGISDRKGKILPGLDADFLLVSPNNSLPTAIASVYITGQEVARYPIK
- a CDS encoding alpha-D-ribose 1-methylphosphonate 5-phosphate C-P-lyase PhnJ, producing MENIPLPQSPVPSPQSPVPNPQSPVPSPQSPIPSPQSPVPSPQSPVPSPQSPVPSPQSPVPNPQSPETNFNFAYLDEQTKRSIRRALLKAVAIPGHQIPFSSREMPMSYGWGTGGIQVTAAVIGQTDVLKVIDQGADDTTNAVNIRRFFKKVCGVQTTEQTQAATLIQTRHRIPETPLREGQILVYQVPIPEPLRWLEPSSVETGKMHALEEYGSMYVKLYEDITKHGHIATSYDYPVMVHDRYLMSPSPIPRFDNPKMQMNPALQLFGAGREKRIYAIPPYTKVKSLDFEDHPFTVERWDKACELCGSTKSYLDEVVIDDQGGRMWICSDTDYCRGREGG
- the phnK gene encoding phosphonate C-P lyase system protein PhnK, which codes for MKPLLQVHQLSKSYGAIKACDRISFDLYPGQVLGIVGESGSGKSSLLGAIANHFPIDQGNVTYTNRSQEDLEITQIPESQRRRLMRTEWGFVQQNPRDGLRMKVSAGANIGERLLDVGVRHYGNIRDEAAHWLRQVEIDPARMDDLPVTFSGGMQQRLQLARVLVTRPRLILMDEPTGGLDVSVQARLLDLLRSLVRNFHLSVIVVTHDIGVVRLLAHRLLVMQQGQVVESGLTDQVLDDPQHPYTQLLVSAALTP